In Anopheles arabiensis isolate DONGOLA chromosome 2, AaraD3, whole genome shotgun sequence, the genomic window CTTCATGTAACATTTATATAATGTAATGTAACCCTCGTTATATAATTGATGGATACCCACCCAAGTGaaatttgctcgaaattgtttgtCCTCATAAAAAAGCCTAAAATTGACCCTTGAATTAAATCATAAGACTACGGAAAATTGCTCGAATTCTTGATCAACCgagctcgaaaatgtcaattcgGATAGCACACACTTATAAAACAACTTTAGTTAAACAAGTTAAGCAagtaaattgaataatttaaataaatgttgTTGGGGATTATGATCGGAGTGCACAATTATAAGATAAGACAAagaattttttgtttggctgccAATTCATGACTGGTTTAATGCATGGGTTATTTATTGCTGAACATAAGTTGGAAAAAGttaaaagtaaaaatgttGTTATCTATGAATGACTTTGATTATCCGTGTCTATGTCCACCAGCTCGAAATCCAGCCCCAAATCCTGCTTGAACCACGCCTCCTAACGGTCCTTGCACACGGAACCCTGATCCAATTGCACCTTGAGTTCTACCAGATACACTGCCATGGGCACGTCCTAAACCGGCTCCAAACCCGGCCTGTATGCTTCCTCCTAAAGGACCCTGCAGTCGAATGCCAGCACCGATACCAGCTCCAGGCATTCGGTTGCTTATACCACCTCCAAAACCAGCTTGAAATCCTCCACCAAGGGGTCCACGAATACCAATGCCAAATCCAAATCCACCACGCAGTCCTCGATTGCCTCCAACTTCCTCAGAAGACTGGTGGCGTCTCATGCATCCACCAGGACGTCCTCCACTAGTTTGTACAGGAGCTGACGTCGGTTGAATTGGAATGGCCGGAGGTTGTGTTGTTGAAGTAATTGTTGTTATGCTTGAAATTTGCTGCAAAATTTGTTGCATCAAAAGCAGTAAGCTTTGATTGGAGGCtgatattaaaataaattgtccGTTTATGTTGATAATAATAGAAATTGAGTTCGATCCGCTATTGGGTGCTGATGTGGTAGATGTAGTTGAAGTAGCTGCGGAACCCAAAGTTGTAGTTGTCGCCAAAGCTGACACAGTACTCGAAGTCGTAACTGGAGTGACTACAGTTGTCGTAGTTGTTGCAGTTACAGGAAATACGGAAGTGGTTGAAATTGCCGTCGATGTAGTCGATCCACTGTTAAGACTTTGAATGATCGCTGCAATCGTAGCTGtatcagcagcatcaacagtaATGATAGctaaaaaatataatgttaaaattaaaaaaatgatacatTGTTATTTCAAACACGTTCTATTAACTATACAATACATACATCCACCAATGTTGAATGATACTGTGCTTCCAAAGGATGGtgctgctgtggttgttgTACTCATAGCAGTAGTAGTCGAAGAAGCAGCTAGGACAGCGTTGATAGCATCTATAGTTGCTTGATCATTTGCATTTATAGTTATAATgtctaataaaaaaagaatagtTATTATTTTCTGCATAAAAACAGGTGCATTATTACGTACTTCCATTAATGTTGAATGTTACAGTTCCTGTGGGGGCCGATGTGACTGTCGTTGTTGGTGCGTTAGTAGTTGTGGCTGGAGCaatcgttgtcgttgttggtgCGTTAGTAGTTGTGGTTGGAGcaatcgtcgtcgttgttgtcgttgttgttgctgttactGTGGTCGTGGCTGCAGCGGTTGTGGTAGTGGGAACAGCCGTTGTGGTGGTGGGAACAGCCGTTGTGGTGGTGGGAACAGCTGTTGTGGTAGCGGCAGCAGTGGTTGTGGTAACGGCAGCAGTAGTTGTAGTAGCACCTCCACTAAGAATACCAGTACCAAGAAGACCACTAGTAGCTCCTATACCTGTTCCTAACAGTCCACTGGTAGTCCCCGTTCCAAGAATTCCAGTTCCAAGAACTCCACTAGTAGCTCCAAGACCTGTTCCAAGCAGACCACTGGTAGTTCCTGTTCCGAGTAGTCCAGTTCCAAGAACACCACTAGTAGCTCCAAGACCTGTTCCAAGCAGTCCACTGGTAGTTCCTGTTCCGAGTAGTCCAGTTCCAAGAACTCCACTAGTAGCTCCAAGACCTGTTCCAAGCAGACCACTGGTAGTTCCTGTTCCAAGTAGTCCAGTGCCTAGAACCCCGGTTGTTGCTCCTAAACCAGTACCTAATAATCCACTAGTTGTTCCCGTTCCTAGTATACCAGTTCCAAGAACTCCTGTAGTAGCACCGAGGCCAGTTCCTAATATTCCACTTGTGGTACCACTCGATAGTACACCAGTTCCTAGCAAACCGGTAGAACCTCCAACGCCAGTTCCGAGCAAGCCTCCACCACCTCCCAACAGTTGTGGTTTGGCTTGCAATGGAATACAAATTCCCAGCAAGATCAATGTAAAAGTTAGTCGCATGTTTCCTAAGTCCGTTCGTTCGATCCGTTTGTTTTAGTTGAATAGGTAACCGTCGGACGTAACGATCTGCGGGTACAAGGAAACAAAGTTAGTTTTGTACTGAGTACCGCTCAAAAGAAATTTgctgtatatatatacaaaaacTCTATTTGGTGAAACGAATTTCAATAATATACACTAAACAAATGTTCTTTTTATattgaaatgaagcatttCAATGCCAGCGATTGTGTGATTGTCGCCTTATCCGGGTCGTTCACAAAGAAATGTTTGTAcgcaaatgaagcaaatttAACCGACCCATGAATACGTTAAAAACAATGCAGTCATGAATAGTAAAGTAAACAAAGTTTTATTCACCTAATTTATCGCAATTGACGATCGAAATACTACTACTGCCTAGCACGCAGAATTTCTCTAACGATACATTTAACAGCATacgaatattatttttatgattttttgcattttttaatttttaacgtcGACTTCgattaaacataaattttgCGGTTATGTACATATAATTGTTATAATAACAAAGAGTTTGATCTTTCAGTCAATTGTCCAGCAGTACCCTGACGATCATCGCCGAAAGTTCCTTTACCAGCTTATCAGCCGTGAGCAGCACTTTATTAATGCCATTAATTTTGGTATTGAGCGATTTGTCAATCCACTACGCGAACGAAAAGACTTAATTTCTCCAAATGatcacaaaatattgtttcagAATATTGATGAGGTAGGAATAGTATGATGCATTGTGATAGGATTGTAATATCTAATACATCTCTTTATTTTTTCGCGATAGTTATCTCGAATATCAGAGGATATTCTAGAGCAAATAATTCAGGATGACACCGAACCACAAATCCATTTTGCTTCGCGCGTCTATCTGTCCAAAAATACTGCACTTTGTGCGGCTTACAGGAAGTATTGCAATGGATTGAAGAAAGCTGATTGTGTGTTGGTAGGTTATTTTCTTTAGTTACCGTTGAGGATATGATTATAATTGTCTTAAAATATACTCGATAGGTCAATAAGTCAAGAAATTCTATCTGTGATTTTATGAAATTCATTACGGAGCCACCGGTACCAAGAAAACGTCCAGATCTAACTACGTTCATTCATCGCCCACTGCAGCATTTTagagaaatattaaaattagtgCAAATGATAGCGTCCCATTGTCGTGTAGATAGTGAAGAACATGctaattttaataacatcATAAGTGAGTTGCAGGTAGGTATGCTCAATGCAAATATCTGTTCAGAGACCGTGatgtttataaaaatatttttgttttacagatTGCGTATCGCGAGATAACTGTAGGTGGCGGGCTCATGGAACCAATCGGTGAAGGTCGTCCACTATTGACTCTTCAGGATCTAGAAGCAAGAATGGTGTTCACAAAATGTAAACCTTTTCAATTGGCATCGCACGGCCGGCAGTGGATTTTTGGTGCGTAAAATAATAAGTTGATTTcgaattttttttacattttttattattccaaATCGCTTTTGTACAGGTGGAGATCTATCCCGTATTGAGGGTCGTTCAGTGAAACCCTACTGGACACTTCTGTTCAGTGATATTCTGTTATTTGCAAAAGTGAGTCGTGACCGTGTACTTTTTATCACGGAGGAACCGATTACACTTTCAACGATTACTGATTCCTGTTTTAATATTCGTAAAAAGAGTAAGTATTCAAAATGGCTTACGATTGAACGATGAACTATCGTATTATGTtgtactattttttatttgccgattcaaatgtattttttagagATATTCCTAAAAATTTAAGCATTgtttttgctcctattttcggcaggctgtgttACTATTTTCGGCAACGCGAATACTGgttgaaaaaaattaatgcaaattgacaaaaatgtttcaaacctCTCAtttcctaagattggtgttgaaaagtacttaaattattaatattatgtGGC contains:
- the LOC120897334 gene encoding nuclear pore complex protein DDB_G0274915-like, with the protein product MRLTFTLILLGICIPLQAKPQLLGGGGGLLGTGVGGSTGLLGTGVLSSGTTSGILGTGLGATTGVLGTGILGTGTTSGLLGTGLGATTGVLGTGLLGTGTTSGLLGTGLGATSGVLGTGLLGTGTTSGLLGTGLGATSGVLGTGLLGTGTTSGLLGTGLGATSGVLGTGILGTGTTSGLLGTGIGATSGLLGTGILSGGATTTTAAVTTTTAAATTTAVPTTTTAVPTTTTAVPTTTTAAATTTVTATTTTTTTTIAPTTTTNAPTTTTIAPATTTNAPTTTVTSAPTGTVTFNINGNIITINANDQATIDAINAVLAASSTTTAMSTTTTAAPSFGSTVSFNIGGSIITVDAADTATIAAIIQSLNSGSTTSTAISTTSVFPVTATTTTTVVTPVTTSSTVSALATTTTLGSAATSTTSTTSAPNSGSNSISIIININGQFILISASNQSLLLLMQQILQQISSITTITSTTQPPAIPIQPTSAPVQTSGGRPGGCMRRHQSSEEVGGNRGLRGGFGFGIGIRGPLGGGFQAGFGGGISNRMPGAGIGAGIRLQGPLGGSIQAGFGAGLGRAHGSVSGRTQGAIGSGFRVQGPLGGVVQAGFGAGFRAGGHRHG